The Roseofilum casamattae BLCC-M143 genome window below encodes:
- a CDS encoding cyanoexosortase A system-associated protein, which yields MNELSKIRDRLRIVGLAITLGFTWFTFSKLLVKPIPEKQEDIVFPATVISLSGWNYRGSDGLHDPDLEGKVYRYRQGDRVLEIEMRQITYADGNIDNYLQKYHNIKPLLTVKQEPEVGFYSLFVDSEKAYLSSCINLHGESTVTAEQFAHNRNTDDLQLHRILSWLLGQSDLRDWRCLWVNLSIPLDNYSQEETYLRLEQAWFKWYNWWKLRE from the coding sequence ATGAATGAATTATCTAAGATCCGCGATCGGTTACGGATTGTTGGGTTAGCGATTACTCTTGGATTTACTTGGTTTACCTTCAGTAAATTACTCGTAAAACCCATACCAGAAAAACAGGAAGATATCGTTTTTCCGGCAACGGTAATTTCTTTATCAGGATGGAATTATCGAGGAAGCGATGGTCTACACGATCCGGATCTCGAGGGTAAAGTGTATCGATATAGACAGGGCGATCGCGTTTTGGAAATTGAAATGCGCCAGATAACGTACGCTGATGGTAATATTGATAACTATCTACAAAAATACCACAACATCAAACCATTATTAACGGTTAAACAGGAACCAGAAGTCGGATTTTATAGTTTATTTGTTGACAGCGAAAAAGCTTACTTGAGTTCCTGTATTAACCTTCACGGAGAAAGTACAGTTACTGCCGAACAATTTGCCCATAATCGTAACACGGATGACTTACAATTACATCGCATTTTATCTTGGTTATTGGGACAATCTGATTTGCGCGATTGGCGTTGTTTGTGGGTGAATCTATCAATACCGTTAGATAACTATTCTCAGGAAGAGACTTATTTAAGGTTAGAGCAAGCCTGGTTTAAATGGTACAATTGGTGGAAATTGAGAGAATAA
- a CDS encoding methylated-DNA--[protein]-cysteine S-methyltransferase — protein sequence MNASKYCHRQDYDRIAEAIAFMRQHHLHQPDLTTIANRVGLSAYYFQRLFTQWAGISPKRFSQYLTIEYAKSKMTQTKSLLDVTLESGLSSPGRLHDLFVRIEAMSPGEFKRNGKGLSIRYGVRDTLFGPCLIATTDRGICNLAFIDDLDRFPVRDWLQNYWSEAELIADENKIQPLCDRIFNCDVLASNSDIKPLTLFLKGTNFQIQVWRALLDIPFAGLTTYQTIARQIDRATATRAVGNAIGNNPIAYLIPCHRVLRKSGELGGYRWGLERKSAIIGWEASQLDRT from the coding sequence ATGAATGCTTCCAAGTATTGCCATCGCCAAGATTACGATCGTATTGCTGAAGCGATCGCATTTATGCGCCAACACCATTTACATCAACCCGATTTAACCACTATTGCCAATCGTGTTGGATTGAGCGCTTATTATTTTCAACGGTTATTTACCCAATGGGCTGGAATTAGTCCCAAGCGCTTTTCACAATACCTTACCATTGAATATGCAAAATCGAAAATGACTCAGACAAAAAGCTTGCTAGATGTAACCTTAGAAAGCGGGTTATCCAGTCCGGGACGATTGCACGATTTGTTCGTTCGGATCGAAGCCATGTCTCCGGGAGAGTTTAAGCGCAATGGTAAAGGTTTAAGTATCCGCTATGGCGTTCGCGATACCCTATTCGGCCCTTGTCTCATTGCAACCACCGATCGCGGTATTTGCAATCTTGCATTTATTGACGATCTCGACAGATTTCCCGTTCGGGATTGGCTGCAAAATTATTGGTCGGAGGCGGAACTTATTGCAGATGAGAATAAAATTCAGCCTCTATGCGATCGCATTTTTAATTGCGATGTATTGGCCTCAAATTCCGATATAAAACCCCTCACTTTATTCCTCAAAGGAACAAATTTTCAAATTCAAGTTTGGCGAGCGCTACTCGATATTCCCTTTGCCGGACTAACCACCTATCAAACTATTGCGCGCCAGATCGATCGTGCTACCGCTACCAGAGCTGTTGGCAATGCGATCGGCAATAATCCCATCGCGTATCTGATTCCCTGCCACCGAGTATTGCGCAAGTCGGGAGAACTGGGAGGTTATCGTTGGGGATTAGAACGCAAAAGTGCGATTATTGGCTGGGAAGCCAGTCAGCTCGATCGCACTTAG
- a CDS encoding sulfotransferase domain-containing protein, whose product MKKLISQGIDFCRWNGDYRVLTSPWRSLPSFVIIGTMKGGTTSLYKYLIQHPQILSAWKKEVHFFDKSHQFNRGIRWYKHYFPLQKFSGDRTIAGEASPSYMFHPQVPQRLFNALPHVKLIAVLRNPVNRTYSHYQRNVFRGYESLSFEEAIDREEERLAGEREKIIANPNYDSRPYKFYSYLARSRYVEQLQWWFEYFPRDRFLILKSEDLFKQTSQELHKVFDFLEVTTASIEDITPSLIGEYKKSAKKIEMNAETRDRLQNYFHPYNQELYELLDRDFSW is encoded by the coding sequence ATGAAAAAACTCATTTCCCAAGGGATTGATTTCTGCCGATGGAATGGAGACTATCGAGTCTTAACCAGTCCTTGGCGATCGCTGCCTAGCTTTGTAATTATCGGTACGATGAAAGGGGGAACCACATCCCTGTACAAATATCTCATCCAACATCCACAAATCTTATCAGCCTGGAAAAAAGAAGTTCATTTCTTCGATAAATCTCATCAGTTCAATCGAGGTATCCGGTGGTATAAGCACTATTTTCCATTACAGAAATTTTCAGGCGATCGGACGATCGCTGGTGAAGCTAGTCCTTCCTATATGTTTCATCCCCAAGTTCCCCAGCGTTTATTTAATGCTCTTCCTCATGTGAAACTAATTGCCGTTCTGCGAAACCCAGTCAATCGAACTTACTCTCACTATCAGAGAAATGTATTTCGAGGATATGAATCGCTATCATTTGAAGAGGCGATCGATCGAGAAGAGGAACGACTAGCAGGCGAACGAGAAAAAATCATTGCCAATCCCAATTATGACAGTCGTCCTTATAAATTTTATTCTTATTTGGCGCGATCGCGATATGTCGAACAATTGCAATGGTGGTTTGAATATTTCCCTCGCGATCGGTTTCTCATTCTCAAAAGCGAAGATTTATTCAAACAGACTTCCCAGGAACTGCATAAAGTTTTTGACTTCTTAGAGGTTACCACAGCTAGCATCGAAGATATCACTCCCTCTTTGATTGGTGAATATAAAAAATCCGCGAAAAAGATCGAGATGAATGCCGAAACGCGAGATCGTCTTCAGAATTATTTCCACCCCTACAATCAGGAGCTATACGAACTGCTCGATCGCGACTTCAGTTGGTAA
- a CDS encoding thioredoxin domain-containing protein, with product MTNRLAASQSLYLRKHAENPIDWWPWCDEALETAKQQNKPIFLSIGYSSCHWCTVMEGEAFSDREIADYMNANFLPIKVDREERPDVDSIYMQALQMMTGQGGWPLNIVLTPEGRVPFYGGTYFPVEPRYGRPGFLHVLQALRRFYDSEHEKLQDRTEAMLGALQQAVQIPGTAKLGEDLLRKGLQVSAGILTARDTGPNFPMIPYAETALRGSRFALDNPQYDALETCAVRGYDLALGGIFDHVAGGFHRYTVDGTWTVPHFEKMLYDNGQIMEYLASLWDAGIQDAAIERAIASTVVWLQREMTGDRGYFYAAQDADNFTSPDAAEPEEGDFYVWSYSTLKQELTPEELEEITAQFDLSEEGNFEGTNVLQRTSLGALSATLETGLAKLFSRRYGSSPETLETFPPARNNQEAKTESWPGRIPPVTDTKMILSWNGLMLSGLAAAAKVWQRSDYLDMALRAARFILENQWVNGRCHRLNYDGVPDVLAQAEDYALLIKGLLDIQQASLWSSHSVEFPDLLSKVLEIQAEFDECLWSAEWGGYYNSAKGDDLIIQERSYLDNATPAANGIAFSNLVRLFLLTENWDYLDKAEAGLLSFGAILEKSPQACPSLFSALDWYRNCTLVRTTVEEVQHLHGLYLPTAVVQIIPELPENAIAFVCQGLACKKPAQSMEELRNQLQQSQIRHQ from the coding sequence ATGACCAATCGCCTGGCCGCATCGCAAAGCCTTTACTTGCGCAAACATGCTGAAAACCCGATCGACTGGTGGCCCTGGTGCGATGAAGCTCTGGAAACTGCCAAACAACAAAATAAACCCATTTTCCTTTCCATCGGGTATTCCAGTTGCCATTGGTGTACGGTCATGGAAGGAGAAGCATTCAGCGATCGCGAGATTGCCGACTATATGAATGCCAACTTCCTCCCCATTAAAGTCGATCGGGAAGAGCGGCCGGATGTGGATAGCATTTATATGCAAGCCTTGCAAATGATGACCGGACAAGGGGGATGGCCGCTCAATATTGTTCTGACTCCGGAAGGAAGAGTTCCATTTTATGGCGGCACGTATTTTCCCGTAGAACCTCGTTACGGACGGCCGGGATTTTTACACGTGTTGCAAGCTCTGCGCCGCTTCTACGATAGCGAACACGAGAAGCTGCAAGACCGGACTGAAGCCATGTTAGGAGCGCTGCAACAAGCCGTACAGATTCCGGGAACCGCAAAGCTGGGAGAAGATTTATTACGAAAGGGATTGCAGGTGAGTGCCGGAATTCTGACCGCGCGAGATACGGGGCCGAATTTCCCTATGATTCCCTATGCGGAAACGGCGCTCAGAGGCTCTCGTTTTGCTTTGGATAACCCCCAGTACGATGCTTTGGAAACCTGCGCTGTCAGAGGCTACGACCTGGCGCTCGGCGGCATTTTCGACCATGTGGCGGGAGGATTTCATCGTTACACGGTGGATGGGACGTGGACGGTTCCTCATTTTGAGAAAATGCTGTATGACAACGGTCAGATTATGGAATATCTGGCTAGTTTGTGGGATGCTGGAATTCAAGATGCCGCCATCGAACGGGCGATCGCCTCTACGGTGGTTTGGTTGCAACGAGAAATGACCGGCGATCGCGGTTATTTTTATGCCGCGCAAGATGCGGATAATTTCACCTCTCCTGATGCCGCAGAACCAGAAGAAGGGGATTTTTACGTGTGGAGTTATTCCACATTAAAACAAGAGTTAACTCCAGAAGAACTAGAGGAGATAACCGCGCAGTTCGATCTTAGCGAAGAGGGAAACTTTGAAGGAACAAACGTCTTACAACGCACCTCTTTGGGGGCGCTCTCCGCAACCTTAGAAACTGGATTAGCCAAACTCTTTTCCCGGCGCTATGGCAGTTCTCCAGAAACTCTAGAAACCTTCCCTCCCGCGCGCAACAACCAGGAAGCCAAAACCGAATCTTGGCCGGGACGAATTCCCCCAGTCACCGATACCAAGATGATTTTATCCTGGAATGGATTAATGCTATCTGGGTTAGCTGCTGCCGCAAAAGTATGGCAGCGTTCCGATTATTTAGATATGGCACTGCGCGCCGCTCGGTTTATTCTAGAAAATCAATGGGTTAACGGTCGCTGCCATCGCCTCAATTATGATGGCGTTCCGGATGTATTAGCTCAAGCTGAGGATTATGCATTATTAATTAAAGGATTGTTGGATATTCAACAAGCCAGTTTGTGGAGTTCTCACTCCGTCGAATTTCCCGATCTCTTGTCCAAAGTACTGGAGATTCAAGCCGAGTTTGATGAGTGTCTCTGGAGTGCCGAATGGGGTGGCTACTATAACAGTGCGAAAGGGGACGATCTGATTATTCAAGAACGGAGTTATTTAGATAATGCCACCCCGGCAGCCAATGGGATCGCGTTTAGCAATCTCGTCCGCTTATTTTTGTTAACTGAAAATTGGGATTATCTGGATAAAGCCGAAGCTGGACTCCTATCATTTGGTGCTATTTTAGAGAAATCTCCCCAAGCGTGTCCCAGTTTATTTAGCGCCTTAGATTGGTATCGTAATTGTACGCTGGTTCGCACGACGGTTGAGGAAGTCCAACACTTACACGGGTTATATTTGCCGACCGCTGTCGTTCAAATTATCCCCGAACTTCCCGAAAATGCGATCGCCTTTGTGTGCCAAGGTTTAGCCTGCAAAAAACCCGCTCAATCCATGGAAGAACTGCGCAACCAACTGCAGCAAAGTCAAATTCGACATCAGTAA